In Balneolaceae bacterium, the genomic stretch TTCGTCCGGCGATCCGAACATGCGCTGATTCCAATTGCCAGGACCGCCGTTATCAGCACTGATTTCCAAAGTGCGTTCATGCGTAGCTCCGTTGATTTCGAAGTTGAGGGTGTAGGTGCCGGGTCCGATGTAGGAATCTTCTCCGGTCATCAGGTCCCAGCTGTAGCGGTTGAAGCCGTAGTTGGCGGTGTCGGTGATTTCGGCCACCGCGCTGCCTGTGCTGTCGGCTACGGTGATGGTAACCTGGTCGCCTTCGGCGCCCTCGTTGCCCACCCAGTACATCCATTCGGTGGAGGGCATCTCAGGAGGCTCATAGCCGACGTCCTGCTCGCCCCAGTCGCCGTCGTGCTCCACCGATTCGGGCTCGAAGACAAAGATCTCATCCTCGAGATGTTCGCTTACGGTATGAATGGGCTCCACGTCGGATACGTAGATGCTGCGTCCGTGGGTACCGACCACAAGGTCCAGGTCACGAGGGTGGACCAGCATGTCGTAGGAGGCTGCGTCTGGGTATGCCGTTGAGCAGGTGCCACCGCTGTCCGTCGTCAAAGCTCACGAAGGTGCCGTGATCCTGTCCCGCGTAGAGAATGTCGGGCTTCTCAGGGTCCTGCACGATAACGTTTACCACATCCTCGGGCAGGTTGCCGGAGATGTCGGTCCAGCTCTGCCCGTAGTCTTCGGTCTTGTAAAGGTAGGTGACGAACTCGTCGTAGCGGTAGCCGTTGAGGGAGACGTAGGCGGTGCCGGCATCGTGTTCGGAGGCGTGCACCTGGCTGACCCAGCGTCGCTGGGGCAGCTCGTCCGATACCCGCTGCCAGCTCTCCCCGCCGTCGCGCGTCACATGCACCATGCCGTCGTCGCTGCCGGCCCAGATCACCTCGAAATTGACCGGCGATTCGGAGATGGTGGTCAGGGTGGAGTAGGGCACGTTGCCGCTGGGCAGGTTGTGAGTAAGATCGGGACTGATGGTCTCCCAGTTGTTGCCCCGGTCGAAGGATCGGTTCACCTTCTGCGAGCCGAAGTAGATGATGTCAGGGTTGTGGTTGGACATCTCGATGGGAGTGTTCCAGTTGTAGCGGTAGCGGTCCTCGCCCAGTTCGTGGGAGGGGGTGATGCTGGCCGTCTGGCCGTCCTCCCCCTGCTCGAGGCGGTAGTAGTTGCCGAACTGGAAGCCGGTATAGATGCGGTCGGAGTTGCGGGGATCCACCGCCACGTGCATGCCGTCGCCTCCAAACAGGCTCTCCCAGTAGTCCTGGTCATCCGGCGATCCCTGGGAGGAGCCGTAGTAGACGCCGTTGTCCTGGAGTCCCCCGTAAATGTTGTAGGGCTCCTCCATGTCCACCTCCACCGAATAGAACTGTCCCACGGAGGAGGTGTTGTGGTGGATAAAGTTGATGCCGCCGTCGTGACTCTCGTAGAGTCCGCCGTCGTTGCCCAGGAACAGGTGCTCCGAATCGTTCGGATTGATCCACATGGCGTGATGGTCCACGTGCACCGGCTGATTCTCGGCAATCTCGAACCAGGTCTGTCCCCCGTCGGTCGATTTGAGAATGGGAACGCCCAGGATGTAGACCACGTCGGGATCGGAGGGGGAGACGCGGATCTCGCCGAAGTAGTAGCCGTAGGTGTTGATGATCCCGGGCAGATCGTAGTTCTGCGTCTTGCTCCACGACATGCCTCCGTCAGTGGACTTGTAGACTTCCGCGCCCGTGATTTCGGTGTCGAAAAGGGCCTCGTTGGCGTCGCCCAGGTAGTCGGAGAGGGCGCGGGGCTCGATACTCGCCGTTGCGTACATCTCCCTTTACCGTGCTCTGCGGTGTGCTTCTGGGGGAAGCCGTTGCGCCGAAGGTATCCATTGAGCTTTTCGTTGTCCAACGCCAGGAACTCCTCCTCGCTCATCTCCACAAAATCTTCCTGGTAGAGCTGATCATCGTTGCGGTCCTCCCTGGTGCGCGACTCCTTCTGGTTGTCCAGGAAGGCGTAGACGCATGTCGGGGTTGGATTGGCTCACGTCCAGCCCTATGCGTCCCACGTCGGCGTGGCTGGGAAAGCCCTCCATGGCGCGCTGCCAGCTCTCGCCCCCGTCGGTGGATTTCCAGATGGCGGAACCTTCGCCGCCTTCCTGGAAGTTCCAGGCCTGGCGAAAGCGCTGCCAGGTAGAGGCCCAGAGGATGTCGGGATTCCCGGGGTGGCGAACCAGGTCGATGACCCCTGTGCTGTCGGCCGGCGTCAAGGTACGGTTCCAGGTCTCACCCCCGTCCGTGGTCTTGTAGACGCCGCGCACGTCGTTTATGGAGTAGAGGGGACCCTGGCTGGCCACCCAGGCGATGTCGGGATTATCAGGGTGCGTGATGATACGCCCGATGTGCTGTGAGCCGCGTAGGCCGGCGAACTCCCAGCTCTCTCCGCCGTCGCTGCTTTTGTAGACGCCCGTGCCGGCGTAGCTTGAGCGGCTGCTGTTGTTTTCGCCGGTACCTGCCCAGAGTATCTGCCCGTCGGCTTCCGAGATGGCGATATCGCCCATGGTGAGCGTGCCCTGGTGGTCAAAGATCGGGCTCATGGTATTGCCGCTGTTAGTCGATTCAAAGATCCCGCCCGAGGCGTAGGCCACGAAGATGGCGCGGATTGTCCACGTAGACGGCAATGTCGGTGACCCTGGCGCTCATGACCACGGTCCGATCGTTGCGTACGGGATATTCGCGGAAGATGGAATTGGCCCGCATGTCGTGGCGGTGTTCGATGGACTGGGCGCGTTCCTGGGACGTGGTGGCACGCACCTGTACGTCCTGGGCGGCGCCATAGCCAAGCGGCAGGAAGAGCATCGAAAGAAGGAGAGAGGTAAAAATGCGCATGGGATCTGCGTTGATTGCGATTTCAAGCGTCGACACTGCTAAAATATAAATCTGGGCGAAGGATCATAAGGATTTATCAATATTTCAAGAACCATTCGGCAGGGAGCCGGAATGCTTAATGGCGGGGCTGCACGGAATGTCCGGGGGCAATCCAGAGTTGTATTTTAGCCGTATTAAGGCTAACTTCAACTGCTGTAAAGTGAGCGCCGAGAGGTTCTCACTTTTTTTTGTACCTGTAACCGGGAAATACGTGTCCAATAAAACCGTACAAACAATTTCGGAGCTTGCCGAGACGGTCCTGGCCGACTCGGAATTCTTCCTCGTAGATGTGGAGCTCAAGGGGGGCAACACCCCTGTGCGTCTGGTCGGTACAGTGGACGCCGAGGAGAAAGGCGTGAATATGGATGAGTGCGCCAGGCTGAGCAATGAGCTCGGTTTTTTGCTGGACGCCCAGCGATATTTTCGAGGCTGGTTACCGGCTCAACGTCTCCTCGCCGGGACTCAAGCCGACCGCTGTCCGACCGACGGCAGTACCCCAAAAACAAGGGGCGAAAGTCACGCGTCAGAGTTCCGTTCCGAGGAGGGCTCCTGCGCACGAGACGGCGGAAGGGCAGTCCCGAGCGAAATTTCCGACGACGCTATAAGCCTGGAAAAAGAGGAGGGAAACCGCTTGAAAATACCTTTCGAGCAGGTCGTCGAGACGAAAATAATTCCATCGATTTAGATTCAAAAAATCCAGAGGACCCACGCAATGTCAAACGATATTTCCAAGCAGATCATCCAGTCCTTCGCGGAGATTGCCAAGAACAAGGACATCAACAAGGACCTGCTGCTGTCGATTCTGGAGGACGTGTTTCGCACCATGATCCAGAAGAAATACGGCTCGGACGACGCTTTTGAAGTGATTATTAACGCCGATCGCGGTGATATTCAGGTTCTGCACGTGCGAGAGGTTGTGCCCGAAGAGGAACTCACGGACAAAGTGTCCGAGATCACCGTGGAGGAAGCCCATAAGCACGACCCGGATCTGGAGCTGTACGACGAGTTCGCCCAGGAACTTTCCATCCAGGACTTCGGCCGGCGTGCCGTGATGATGGCGCGCCAGCAGCTGGCCCAGCGCATCCGTGAAATCGAGAAGGACAACATTTTCGAGGAATACTCCGACCGCGTGGGCGAGATCGTACTTGGAGACGTCTACCAGATCCGCAATCGTGAAATGCTGGTCAACCACAACGGCGTGGAGCTGGTGATGCCCAAGGGCGAACAAATTTACAAGGACCGTTACCGCAAGGGTGATACCATACGTGCCGTTGTCAAGGAAGTTAAACGCTACAACGGCAATCCCCTCAGTGATCGTCTCGCGCACCTCGTCGCTCTTCCTGGAGCGCCTCTTCGAGAACGAAATACCCTGAGGTCTACGACGGTATCATCGACCTGGTACGCATCGCCCGCGAGCCGGGCGACCGGTCCAAGGTGGCGGTGATGTCGCACGACGAACGTGTAGATCCCGTCGGGAGCTTTGCGTGGGCATGAAAGGCATTCGTATTCACGCCATCGTACGGGAGCTGCAGAACGAAAACATCGACGTGATTCAACTGGACCGACGATAAGTTCGAGTTTATCAAACGGGCCCTGCAGCCGGCCAAGGTACTGAACGTTGAACTAAGTGAGGACGGCAAGCATGCGAAGGTGCTGGTGCCGGCGGACGAGGTCTCCAAAGCTATAGGAAAGGGCGGTGTAAACATCCGACTGGCCTCTATGCTAACCGACTGTGAAATCGACGTCTACCGGGAGGTGGAGGAGGAGGACGACATTGATCTGAAAGAATTTGAAATCGATTTCGGTGAGGAGGTTATCGAAATCCTCCACGAGATCGGCTGTGACACCGCCCGCCAGGTGCTTGAACTTGATGAGGAAGAGATCGTCCGCCGTACCGAAGGAAGGATCAGCGAGGAGGAGGCCGAACGCATCCTCGATATCATCGCCTATGAGTTCGATGACGAGGATCGCTAGAAACAAACTAAATTTGCCCTTATACCGCCGAACCTTATACCTTTCAAAGGATGGCCTATAGGATTAAATAGCAAGTAAACAGAGCGTTTCACGAACACCCTTTATGCCGCAGAACGACAAGCCCCAAAAGTTATTCAAGGTCGCATCCGAGTTCAATGTGTCGACACAGTCCATTGTGGATGCACTTGCCGAAGAGGGCATTGAAATCGCCAACAAGCCCAACTCGAAGATCACCTCGGATATGTACGAGGTGCTGGAGGAGGAGTACGGTTCCGACAAGGAGAAGAGCCGTGAACATGAAAAGGCGAGAGAGCAGTACGAAAGCCGTCGTAATCAGATTCGTCAGAGCCGTAACGAAACCGTCTCCATCGATGATTTTCTGCAGCCGCAGGATGAAGAGGAGATGCCCCTCGAGCCACAGGACGGGGACGACGGCACCATTGCGGGCCTGAAACCACAAGTCGAAGAGTCGGAAAGTCCAAAAGTCGAAGAGTCGGAAAGTCAGGAAGTCGAAAAGTCGGAGGAAGTCGAGGAGTCCGAAGTCGAAGATCGTCGGAAAGTCCTGAAGTCGAGGAGTCGGACGAAGTCGAAGAGTCCGAAGTCGAGGAGTCGGAAAGTCAAAAAGTCGAAGAGTCTGAAAGTCAGGAAGTCGAGGAGTCGGACGAAGTCGAAAAGTCCGAAGTCGAGGAGTCGGACGAAGTCGAAGAGTCGGAAAGTCAGGAAGTCGAGGAGTCGGAGGAAGACGAGAAAGAGGATGACGGCATCGACGAGGAGATGGTCATCCGTGGCCGAGCCGGCAAGCTCAAGGGCACCAAGGTGCTTGGCAAGGTTGAGATCGACGAGGAAAACAAGCAGATCAAGCGCCGCAAGAAGCGCAAGCGCAAGAAAGACCTTAAGGACTCCGACAGCGACAAGTCAAGCTCCTCCAAGACCAAGAAAAAGAAAAAACG encodes the following:
- a CDS encoding NusA N-terminal domain-containing protein, coding for MSNDISKQIIQSFAEIAKNKDINKDLLLSILEDVFRTMIQKKYGSDDAFEVIINADRGDIQVLHVREVVPEEELTDKVSEITVEEAHKHDPDLELYDEFAQELSIQDFGRRAVMMARQQLAQRIREIEKDNIFEEYSDRVGEIVLGDVYQIRNREMLVNHNGVELVMPKGEQIYKDRYRKGDTIRAVVKEVKRYNGNPLSDRLAHLVALPGAPLRERNTLRSTTVSSTWYASPASRATGPRWR